A genomic window from Arthrobacter sp. FW305-BF8 includes:
- a CDS encoding SRPBCC family protein: MAGAEHEVLVARDAMTVYAFLLDGANLPRWQTDVRSVGLSSGSAGSVGAGYQVTMDGPRGRPVARDYQITQARPGAEIQFQVVSGPSLLRGGFYLSTESAGTRVRFALEAPSKSFWSFVRPAYRGRLRAAVRQLEKLPGVIEGRTTAD; this comes from the coding sequence ATGGCAGGTGCAGAACACGAGGTCCTCGTTGCGCGCGACGCCATGACGGTCTACGCGTTCCTCCTGGACGGTGCCAATCTACCGAGGTGGCAGACCGATGTCCGGAGCGTAGGGCTCAGTTCGGGAAGCGCAGGCAGCGTGGGGGCCGGGTACCAGGTGACCATGGATGGTCCGAGGGGCCGCCCCGTGGCTCGCGATTACCAAATCACCCAGGCGCGGCCCGGCGCCGAAATCCAGTTCCAGGTGGTGTCCGGCCCGTCGCTCCTGCGCGGCGGTTTCTACCTCAGCACCGAGAGCGCCGGAACCCGGGTGCGGTTCGCACTGGAGGCCCCCTCCAAGAGTTTCTGGAGCTTTGTCCGCCCGGCATATCGGGGCCGGCTCAGGGCGGCGGTGCGGCAGCTCGAGAAGCTGCCGGGCGTCATCGAAGGACGGACGACGGCGGACTGA